In Pedobacter sp. SL55, the following proteins share a genomic window:
- a CDS encoding HlyD family secretion protein, with product MANRHEVNHQQHWENLAEKSNASLIPISRMLLLKRIILFIFILFFIILFLPWRQTIPGRGTVTALNPEDRPQTVQNQIGGRIERWYVREGQEVKKGDTILLISEVNQSYFDPNLSVRLQEQLEAKKGSEEAAKQKMQATNTQIQALNRGLSLQLIAAENKVKQSRDYVKSDSADLVAVQQFFKVSQARLERYEQGYKDGLFSLTDIETRRMNFQNDNAKLIAQQNKLNIAKQTLINAQIELDNIRAKYQEALAKAQSEMGSALSGQASAQGDIAKLRNEIANIGFRQGLYAVRAPQDGYVIKTMKAGIGENIKEGESVATLQPKNPLVAAEIYVDAMDVPLILDRSEVRLQFEGWPSVQFSGWPSVAVGTFAGRVFSIDKMASPNGTYRVLVKQMVPVPEKDDPWPIQLRQGSGAYGRVILNSVPVWYEIWRQLNGFPPSLEKEPKGEVAK from the coding sequence ATGGCTAATCGTCACGAAGTAAACCATCAGCAACATTGGGAAAATCTTGCAGAAAAATCTAATGCATCGTTAATACCAATTAGCAGAATGCTTCTGCTAAAGAGAATCATCCTGTTTATTTTCATCCTATTTTTCATCATTTTATTTTTACCCTGGCGCCAAACCATACCTGGCAGAGGCACCGTTACGGCACTAAATCCCGAAGACCGCCCACAAACGGTACAAAACCAAATTGGCGGCCGTATAGAGCGTTGGTATGTTAGAGAAGGTCAGGAAGTTAAAAAAGGCGACACCATTTTACTTATTTCCGAAGTTAATCAATCTTACTTCGACCCCAATTTGTCGGTTCGTTTACAAGAACAACTAGAAGCAAAAAAGGGAAGCGAAGAGGCTGCCAAACAAAAAATGCAGGCTACCAACACTCAAATACAAGCACTTAACAGAGGTTTAAGCCTTCAACTTATTGCTGCTGAGAACAAAGTAAAACAAAGCCGCGATTATGTAAAAAGCGATAGCGCCGACCTTGTTGCCGTGCAACAGTTTTTCAAGGTAAGTCAGGCTAGATTAGAACGTTACGAGCAAGGTTATAAAGATGGGCTGTTTTCGCTAACCGATATCGAAACCCGCAGAATGAACTTTCAGAACGACAATGCCAAACTAATTGCGCAGCAAAACAAGTTAAACATTGCCAAGCAAACGTTAATCAATGCACAAATAGAGCTTGATAACATCAGGGCTAAATATCAAGAGGCCTTGGCCAAGGCGCAGTCAGAAATGGGCTCGGCACTGTCGGGTCAGGCATCTGCACAGGGAGATATTGCCAAGCTGCGTAATGAAATTGCCAACATCGGTTTTAGGCAGGGTTTATACGCTGTTAGAGCGCCACAAGATGGTTATGTTATTAAAACCATGAAAGCAGGTATTGGCGAAAATATTAAAGAAGGCGAGTCTGTAGCAACCCTACAGCCCAAAAACCCTTTGGTTGCCGCAGAAATTTATGTAGACGCCATGGACGTACCTTTGATACTCGACCGAAGCGAAGTGCGTTTACAGTTTGAAGGATGGCCTTCGGTACAATTTTCTGGTTGGCCATCGGTAGCGGTAGGTACATTTGCCGGAAGGGTTTTTTCTATCGATAAGATGGCAAGCCCAAATGGCACATACAGGGTTTTGGTAAAACAAATGGTTCCCGTTCCAGAAAAAGATGACCCTTGGCCTATCCAACTTCGTCAAGGATCGGGAGCTTATGGCAGGGTAATCTTAAATTCGGTACCGGTATGGTATGAAATATGGCGACAGCTAAATGGATTTCCCCCAAGTTTAGAAAAAGAACCAAAAGGCGAAGTAGCAAAATAG